In [Leptolyngbya] sp. PCC 7376, a genomic segment contains:
- a CDS encoding IS982 family transposase, whose translation MTSLEPLFCSIDDFCQVFEPQWQQQLLASKQRRRRRPRSLSLSEIMTILIAFHQSHYRHFKYFYLINVRHHWRGAFPRAVSDQRFVEWMPSTLVPLCVYLQHCYGQCTGISFIDATSIKVCHNRRISQHRVFEGHAARGKTSVGWFFGFKLHLVINDHGELLNVKITPGNTNDRKPVVELLKELSGKVFADKSYVSQALAQYLQEEYDVRLLAKPRRNMKNHLMLWRDKVLARKRALIETVIDQLKKISQIEHSRHRSPANFCVNLLCGLIAYCHQPKKPSLQLD comes from the coding sequence ATGACCAGTCTAGAACCTTTGTTTTGTTCCATTGATGATTTCTGCCAAGTCTTTGAACCTCAATGGCAACAACAATTACTGGCCTCGAAACAACGGCGGCGACGTCGCCCTAGAAGCCTTAGTCTCAGCGAGATAATGACGATATTGATTGCATTTCATCAATCTCACTATCGTCACTTCAAGTATTTCTATCTCATCAATGTGCGTCATCACTGGCGAGGAGCCTTTCCCAGAGCCGTGAGTGACCAACGTTTTGTGGAGTGGATGCCTTCGACGTTAGTACCTCTATGTGTCTACCTACAGCACTGTTATGGTCAATGCACAGGTATTAGTTTCATTGATGCCACCAGTATCAAGGTTTGTCACAATCGCCGCATCTCTCAACATCGCGTTTTTGAAGGTCATGCCGCTCGAGGTAAAACCTCTGTGGGTTGGTTCTTTGGTTTCAAACTACATCTGGTTATCAATGACCATGGCGAATTACTCAATGTTAAAATCACGCCTGGCAACACCAATGATAGAAAGCCGGTAGTGGAGCTTTTGAAAGAGTTATCGGGAAAAGTCTTTGCTGATAAAAGTTACGTCTCTCAAGCTCTGGCACAGTATTTACAAGAAGAATATGATGTGAGGCTTCTAGCTAAGCCTCGTCGCAATATGAAGAATCACCTGATGCTTTGGCGTGACAAAGTTTTGGCTCGTAAGCGAGCTTTAATTGAGACAGTCATTGACCAACTGAAGAAAATTTCTCAGATTGAACACTCTCGCCATCGCAGTCCAGCGAACTTTTGTGTCAACTTGCTTTGCGGTCTCATTGCCTACTGTCATCAGCCTAAGAAACCCTCTCTTCAGCTTGATTAG
- a CDS encoding IS982 family transposase, translated as MLSLDALFCDVDDFCQVFEPQWHQELLSSCKRYRHRSRSLSLSEVMTILIAFHQSHYRNFKHFYLLMVRHYWQKAFPKAVSYQRFVAWMPSSLVPLCAYLCDCYGDCTGISFIDATSIKVCHNRRIAQHRVFNGHAARGKTSVGWFFGFKLHLVINDRGELLHVQITPGNIDDRKPVVELLRNLFSKVFGDKGYVSQALAQHLKEEHDVMLIAKPRRNMENRLMLWQDTFIARKRALIETVIDQLKNISQIEHSRHRSPANFCVNLLCGLIAYCHQPKKPSL; from the coding sequence ATGCTTAGTTTAGACGCTTTATTTTGTGACGTTGACGATTTCTGCCAGGTCTTTGAACCTCAGTGGCATCAAGAATTACTGAGCTCTTGCAAAAGGTATCGTCACCGTTCTAGAAGCCTAAGCTTGAGTGAGGTGATGACGATACTGATTGCATTTCATCAATCTCACTATCGTAATTTCAAGCATTTCTATCTCCTGATGGTGCGACACTATTGGCAAAAAGCCTTTCCCAAAGCAGTGAGTTATCAACGCTTTGTGGCATGGATGCCCTCCAGCTTAGTGCCTCTATGTGCCTATTTATGTGACTGTTATGGAGATTGCACAGGCATTAGTTTCATTGATGCCACCAGTATCAAAGTTTGTCACAATCGCCGTATTGCCCAACATCGAGTCTTTAACGGTCATGCCGCTAGAGGCAAAACCTCTGTTGGGTGGTTCTTTGGCTTCAAACTCCATCTGGTCATTAATGACCGAGGAGAATTACTTCATGTACAAATCACTCCTGGCAATATTGATGACAGAAAGCCTGTCGTTGAACTGTTACGGAATTTATTCAGCAAAGTTTTTGGAGATAAGGGCTATGTGTCCCAAGCTCTGGCACAACATCTCAAAGAAGAACATGATGTGATGTTAATTGCTAAACCTCGCCGCAATATGGAGAATCGCTTGATGCTCTGGCAAGATACATTCATCGCTCGTAAGCGAGCTTTAATTGAGACCGTCATTGACCAACTGAAGAATATTTCTCAGATTGAGCACTCTAGACATCGTAGTCCAGCGAACTTCTGCGTCAATTTGCTGTGTGGCTTGATTGCCTATTGTCATCAGCCTAAGAAACCTTCTCTCTAA
- a CDS encoding DUF4276 family protein produces the protein MIFECGPKGADWQVCEFLVRKLDPNIEIHQPPTTLSSKPKLIQDCGKSAKILLKQGCERVIIIWDLYPAWRENKEKPCLKQDREKIYQSLDEAGVAREKIDLVCIQEELEAWLIADHRPLKEFLEEKTHPHPLNIRLKSKKHPDRVNNPKGKLTDIFKQATGQKYKDHIDAIKIIQKLSDFQKLKNSLTFKRFVLKTTGQILP, from the coding sequence ATGATTTTTGAATGTGGACCTAAAGGTGCTGACTGGCAAGTTTGTGAATTTCTAGTCCGAAAGCTTGATCCTAATATTGAGATACATCAACCACCCACTACACTAAGCAGCAAACCAAAATTAATACAAGATTGTGGAAAAAGTGCAAAGATTTTACTCAAGCAAGGTTGTGAGCGAGTAATTATTATTTGGGATTTATATCCAGCTTGGAGAGAGAACAAAGAGAAGCCATGTCTGAAGCAGGATAGAGAAAAAATATACCAATCTTTAGACGAAGCTGGTGTTGCCAGAGAAAAGATAGATTTGGTTTGTATTCAAGAAGAGTTGGAAGCATGGCTTATCGCAGACCATCGACCACTTAAAGAGTTTTTGGAAGAGAAGACTCATCCACATCCTTTAAATATAAGACTAAAAAGCAAAAAGCATCCAGATCGAGTCAACAATCCGAAAGGTAAGCTAACAGATATTTTCAAACAAGCTACGGGGCAAAAGTATAAAGATCATATTGACGCGATCAAAATCATCCAAAAGTTATCTGATTTTCAAAAACTAAAAAATAGCCTTACCTTTAAAAGGTTTGTGCTCAAAACTACAGGTCAAATCTTACCCTAA
- a CDS encoding DUF928 domain-containing protein, translating to MFSNNFFSQISWAVFFSVLGSGSVALADYNPPDAEVPDGSTVANGSRTSCIMEEGNTAFTPLIPLTHLAKGDRQPELAFYVPTTSEYRVDIGLLDSDGEFLEFIEATGTEPGIVSVPVTMILETGRYQIHAGLACDDASQYHTEAIAYFELEALPEAVQTEVADTADAATQSEIYADAGYWLDAFTLADETQRLDLLQQLASLETTEQQANLVAIAEALTMKQTTDVTAHTVP from the coding sequence ATGTTTTCTAACAATTTCTTCTCTCAAATCAGCTGGGCTGTGTTCTTTTCGGTACTCGGCTCGGGTTCTGTTGCTCTGGCTGACTACAATCCCCCCGATGCAGAAGTCCCTGATGGCTCCACCGTTGCGAATGGTTCTCGCACTTCCTGCATTATGGAAGAGGGCAACACCGCATTTACGCCTCTTATTCCGCTGACTCACCTCGCGAAGGGCGATCGCCAGCCGGAACTTGCTTTTTATGTTCCCACAACCTCAGAGTATCGCGTCGATATCGGTCTCCTCGATAGCGATGGTGAATTCCTTGAATTTATTGAAGCAACAGGTACTGAACCGGGGATTGTCTCGGTGCCTGTGACGATGATATTAGAAACAGGTCGCTATCAGATACATGCAGGACTCGCTTGTGATGATGCCAGCCAATATCATACTGAGGCGATCGCCTATTTTGAGTTAGAGGCTTTACCAGAAGCAGTGCAGACAGAAGTGGCAGATACTGCTGATGCTGCAACACAATCAGAAATTTATGCCGATGCCGGTTATTGGTTAGATGCTTTTACTCTCGCTGATGAGACGCAACGCCTTGATTTATTGCAACAGCTAGCCTCATTGGAGACGACGGAGCAACAAGCAAATTTAGTGGCGATCGCCGAAGCTTTGACCATGAAGCAAACAACAGACGTGACTGCCCATACTGTTCCGTAA
- a CDS encoding adenylate/guanylate cyclase domain-containing protein, with product MVWTDQLKWFTRKSQQLPLRLVLVVPFLLQIFGVVGLVGYWSLRNGQKSVDTLVQQLQTEIGREIDLHLRSYLREPDFANRATIAAVELGLVDPTDQNALTTYFRRLIKDNPQINTIQYGSLEGDYIGIGRWKKGEPVLKIATREMDGKFQTLRLNSEGKTTYIYNTRENYVLQDRDWFKNPVGAQATRWSPVYVMFSNRMLGLTLAEPVENASGEMIGVIGTDVLLAELNIFLKSLEVGKTGQAFILERNGALIGSSTLRSSLNFQNDQERPERLLAEVSEDDLIESTTRYLRQEFGSLENIDQQEKGRINLDGKTHFLQVSPYQDEFGLDWLVIQTIPESDFMAQIHVNTRNTILMMFVGLCIASWVGLMTSRWIASPILQLSQAAIALAEGEWNVFIPNYQTARVGMMRETTKLALAFNRMRSELQKSFDDLAKAKSGLEVKVQERTRELRASEIKYRGIYDNSQVGIFRTRVDNGLVIDANARCVEMMGYDSGDEVIGRLTAADFYADLKDRTKMLQQVVDYELHNFETRFRRKDGSILHVLISGRYNQEDRCLEGVINDISEQKKADEALKQEQAKAEALLLNILPEAIATQLKEKPGTIAEQYDQATILFADIVDFTPLASRLSAQALLDILNQVFSQFDELADQYGLEKIKTIGDAYMVAGGLPIPDPNHVAAIADMALAMIDIAQNMSPLQVQLDENTQLNHLLRIRIGINTGEVIAGVIGTKKFIYDLWGDSVNVASRMESSGEPNLIQVTESTYELLKDDYIFEQRGMISVKGKGAMTTYWLLGKAENPGA from the coding sequence ATGGTTTGGACTGACCAGCTGAAATGGTTTACTCGCAAATCCCAGCAGCTCCCTCTACGGCTCGTATTGGTTGTACCGTTTTTGCTGCAAATATTTGGAGTGGTGGGATTAGTTGGCTATTGGTCGCTCCGCAATGGTCAAAAATCTGTCGATACTCTTGTCCAGCAACTCCAGACTGAAATTGGACGGGAGATTGATCTCCATTTACGCAGTTATTTACGGGAGCCAGATTTTGCCAATCGCGCCACCATTGCTGCTGTCGAATTAGGGTTAGTTGATCCAACCGATCAAAATGCTTTAACGACTTATTTTCGGCGGTTAATCAAAGACAATCCACAAATTAATACAATTCAATATGGTTCCTTAGAGGGTGACTATATCGGTATCGGACGCTGGAAAAAAGGTGAGCCTGTCCTTAAGATTGCGACCCGTGAGATGGATGGCAAATTTCAAACGCTCCGACTCAATAGCGAAGGTAAAACAACTTATATTTACAACACCCGCGAAAACTATGTATTGCAAGATCGCGATTGGTTTAAAAACCCAGTTGGTGCACAGGCAACCCGTTGGAGTCCGGTTTATGTGATGTTTAGCAATCGCATGTTAGGGCTGACATTGGCGGAACCTGTTGAGAATGCCTCAGGCGAAATGATTGGAGTGATCGGCACAGATGTGTTGTTGGCGGAGTTAAATATTTTTCTCAAAAGCCTTGAGGTGGGTAAAACAGGACAGGCCTTTATCCTTGAACGGAATGGTGCATTAATAGGTAGTTCGACCCTGCGGAGTAGCCTCAATTTTCAGAATGATCAGGAGCGGCCAGAGCGTTTATTGGCAGAGGTTAGTGAGGATGACCTGATTGAATCGACCACTCGTTATCTCAGGCAAGAATTTGGCTCGCTAGAGAATATTGATCAACAGGAAAAGGGTCGCATCAACTTAGACGGGAAAACGCATTTTTTACAAGTGAGTCCATATCAGGATGAGTTTGGGTTAGATTGGCTCGTGATTCAAACGATTCCTGAGTCAGATTTTATGGCGCAGATTCATGTGAATACTCGCAACACGATTTTGATGATGTTTGTGGGTTTATGTATTGCGTCTTGGGTAGGGCTAATGACTTCTCGCTGGATTGCCAGCCCGATTTTGCAACTCTCTCAGGCGGCGATCGCCCTGGCGGAAGGAGAATGGAATGTCTTTATTCCAAATTACCAAACGGCTCGAGTGGGCATGATGCGAGAAACCACGAAATTAGCCTTAGCTTTCAATCGGATGCGTTCAGAGCTCCAAAAATCTTTTGATGATCTCGCCAAAGCAAAGAGTGGTTTAGAAGTAAAAGTGCAAGAACGCACAAGGGAATTGCGAGCCAGTGAAATTAAATATCGTGGCATTTATGACAATTCCCAGGTGGGGATTTTTCGAACACGAGTGGACAATGGTCTAGTAATTGATGCGAATGCCCGCTGTGTTGAAATGATGGGTTATGACAGCGGTGATGAAGTCATTGGTCGGTTAACGGCAGCCGATTTTTATGCGGATCTAAAAGACCGAACAAAGATGTTGCAGCAGGTGGTGGATTATGAGCTGCATAACTTTGAGACTCGATTTCGACGTAAAGATGGCAGCATTTTGCATGTCCTCATTTCTGGGCGTTATAACCAGGAAGATCGCTGCCTTGAGGGTGTAATTAACGATATCAGCGAACAAAAGAAGGCAGATGAAGCACTCAAACAAGAGCAAGCAAAGGCAGAGGCTTTACTCCTCAATATTTTGCCCGAGGCGATCGCCACCCAACTAAAAGAAAAGCCAGGTACCATCGCTGAACAATATGACCAAGCTACGATTCTTTTTGCTGATATCGTCGACTTTACGCCCCTCGCCTCACGCCTGTCGGCCCAAGCTTTGCTCGATATCCTCAACCAAGTTTTTTCGCAATTTGACGAACTTGCTGACCAATATGGTCTCGAAAAAATCAAAACAATTGGTGATGCCTATATGGTTGCAGGGGGATTACCCATTCCCGACCCAAATCACGTCGCGGCGATCGCCGATATGGCCTTAGCGATGATCGACATTGCCCAGAATATGAGCCCTCTCCAAGTGCAACTAGATGAAAATACCCAACTAAACCATCTCTTGCGGATTCGTATCGGTATCAATACAGGCGAGGTCATTGCAGGCGTCATCGGCACAAAAAAATTCATTTACGATCTTTGGGGAGACTCAGTGAATGTTGCTTCTCGAATGGAAAGCAGCGGTGAGCCCAACCTTATCCAAGTCACCGAATCTACCTATGAACTTCTCAAAGATGACTATATTTTTGAGCAACGTGGCATGATCTCCGTCAAAGGAAAAGGCGCAATGACAACTTATTGGCTTCTCGGCAAGGCTGAAAATCCAGGCGCTTAG
- a CDS encoding formylglycine-generating enzyme family protein, with protein sequence MQLPKLQLPKLVISRRKALQYIALGGLSLSGACGAGNLLKRAPKRKSFDNFTENGIAADIPLEMVAIPAGTFWMGSPETEKDRHDNEGPQHKVSVPAFFMGKYEITQAQWRSVASWDAIERELSLEPSYFTGNDNLPVEQVLSLDAVEFCKRLSSRTGRKYRLPTEAEWEYSCRAVRPVETPENLTLELWNQKYLTRFYFGDDDNYSSLGDYAWLNINSNAKSHPVGEKKPNNFGLYDMSGNVGEWCQDDLDSSYQNAPNDGSAWEWEDQSDVFYLERVERGGSWLNDPKHCRSANRDGHLRESGGSPDLGFRVACSLSSMT encoded by the coding sequence ATGCAACTACCAAAATTGCAACTACCAAAATTAGTTATTTCGCGTCGAAAAGCTTTGCAGTATATTGCACTTGGAGGATTAAGTTTAAGTGGCGCTTGTGGAGCAGGAAATCTATTGAAACGTGCACCAAAACGAAAATCTTTTGATAACTTCACAGAAAATGGGATTGCTGCTGATATTCCATTAGAAATGGTGGCAATACCAGCAGGGACATTCTGGATGGGCTCACCAGAGACGGAAAAAGATCGGCATGATAATGAAGGCCCTCAACATAAAGTTTCTGTCCCTGCGTTTTTTATGGGGAAATACGAAATCACTCAGGCGCAATGGCGTAGTGTAGCAAGTTGGGATGCAATTGAGCGGGAACTTTCGCTGGAGCCTTCGTATTTTACTGGCAACGATAATCTTCCCGTTGAACAAGTTTTGTCATTAGATGCGGTTGAGTTTTGTAAAAGATTGAGTAGTAGAACAGGTAGAAAATATCGTTTACCGACTGAAGCAGAATGGGAATATTCTTGTAGGGCTGTGCGACCTGTAGAAACTCCTGAAAATTTAACTCTTGAATTGTGGAACCAGAAATATTTAACTCGCTTTTATTTTGGTGATGATGACAACTATAGCTCGCTAGGTGACTATGCTTGGTTGAATATTAATTCCAACGCTAAAAGTCATCCTGTTGGTGAGAAAAAGCCTAATAATTTTGGTTTATATGACATGTCTGGCAATGTTGGGGAATGGTGCCAGGATGACTTAGATTCTAGCTATCAAAACGCACCGAATGATGGGTCGGCATGGGAGTGGGAGGATCAAAGTGACGTCTTCTACCTTGAACGGGTAGAACGGGGTGGTTCTTGGCTTAACGATCCGAAGCATTGTCGGTCAGCGAATCGTGACGGGCATCTGCGTGAAAGTGGTGGTAGCCCTGATCTCGGTTTTCGGGTTGCTTGCTCTCTCTCAAGTATGACTTAG
- a CDS encoding DUF4278 domain-containing protein, whose amino-acid sequence MTTLTFRGSQFTYQPTRIHTPTCKTHTTKYRGQVVAIRQPITPDSTPKGLIYRGVAY is encoded by the coding sequence ATGACAACTCTCACTTTTCGTGGTTCTCAATTCACCTATCAACCTACTCGTATTCATACACCTACTTGTAAGACCCACACAACCAAATATCGTGGACAAGTCGTTGCAATTCGTCAGCCGATCACCCCAGACTCTACACCCAAAGGTCTGATCTATCGAGGCGTTGCGTACTAA
- a CDS encoding response regulator, which translates to MSDQNELLELVETLVHEQKGEYLSDLQRIILAASLDDSGKRKTYEAIANETGYSPKYIKQGIAPTLWQLLSELFGEKVSKSNIFAVLSQYQKQHPPQPKTTQQATSQPAETSKVSLLTPTAAIPTSNAKAVILLVDDQPQNLALLTDMLESEGYDVRQAINGRLALNVVKIQPPDLILLDVNMPEMNGYEVCRQLKADPSTASIPVIFISALNESWDKVQAFSVGAADYITKPPKVVEVIARITNQLNLSKAYQQFRRLSAHLQYSQRLLRDAGLVDAHMGLMTRDYFEQRLTEKWPGAIAAQQSMALVLVKFSYLSVGVHTDFPAEWQTLITHLLSLVDLEQVEVAHFAPFTVAILMPGVSANHLTEVQQAIAQQLEPYKLPLSMDFQIFSHNAQPSETLTSQQFLAAGKALLP; encoded by the coding sequence ATGAGCGATCAAAATGAACTCCTCGAATTAGTTGAGACCCTAGTTCATGAGCAGAAGGGGGAATATCTTAGCGATCTGCAACGCATTATTTTGGCCGCATCCCTAGATGATTCGGGTAAACGCAAAACTTATGAGGCGATCGCCAACGAAACGGGTTACTCACCGAAATACATTAAACAAGGAATTGCGCCTACCCTCTGGCAACTGCTCTCGGAACTATTTGGTGAGAAAGTCAGCAAAAGTAATATTTTTGCTGTGCTTTCTCAATACCAAAAACAACATCCACCCCAACCCAAAACAACTCAGCAAGCTACATCACAACCAGCAGAAACATCAAAAGTTTCTCTCTTAACTCCGACAGCGGCAATACCGACCAGTAATGCCAAAGCCGTTATTTTATTAGTTGATGATCAGCCCCAAAACCTCGCCCTCCTCACCGATATGCTCGAAAGCGAAGGGTACGATGTGCGCCAAGCGATTAATGGTCGACTTGCGCTTAATGTTGTAAAAATTCAGCCGCCTGATCTCATTTTGCTAGACGTGAATATGCCTGAGATGAATGGTTATGAGGTGTGTCGTCAGCTGAAAGCAGATCCCAGCACTGCTTCGATTCCCGTCATTTTTATTAGTGCCCTTAATGAGAGTTGGGATAAGGTACAGGCGTTTTCGGTAGGTGCGGCAGACTACATCACCAAACCACCCAAGGTAGTGGAAGTTATCGCCCGTATTACGAATCAACTCAATCTTTCGAAGGCTTACCAACAGTTTCGGCGGCTATCAGCCCATCTCCAATACAGCCAACGGTTACTTCGCGATGCGGGATTAGTCGATGCCCATATGGGACTGATGACGCGGGACTATTTTGAGCAACGTCTTACAGAAAAATGGCCAGGGGCGATCGCCGCGCAACAGAGTATGGCATTAGTGCTGGTGAAATTTTCTTATCTCTCTGTGGGAGTGCATACCGATTTTCCTGCTGAGTGGCAGACCCTTATTACCCATCTCCTGTCTCTTGTGGATCTAGAGCAAGTCGAAGTCGCTCATTTTGCCCCCTTTACAGTCGCGATCTTGATGCCTGGTGTTAGCGCCAATCACCTCACTGAAGTGCAACAGGCGATCGCCCAACAGTTGGAACCCTATAAACTGCCTCTATCAATGGATTTTCAGATCTTTTCCCACAATGCCCAGCCCAGCGAAACACTGACGAGCCAACAATTTCTCGCTGCGGGTAAAGCTTTACTCCCGTAG
- a CDS encoding AAA family ATPase: MLKRIKVKNFKSIRDSKSLKLGQLNAFIGANGSGKSSLIESLLTYQMLIQDGLDEAMNYWGGFEFIRNRSVSHTPRSIANQRSFQSNPITFNLSHQDWRTELEITCSQSGDKVFIRKEELKVRSYTDQEAFFIKLNNSSNERGIDISNESIRPPERMIDDESIITAFSFLDEQARSVYRTISDWQFIDLNPSIMGLPNLQRRTDKKIRLNRDGSNIAEYLLDIREKDLNVFNGIVETLQFILPYAQDLQPNITSQLERKVYLQLSEAGFKIPGWLLSTGTLRLVSLLAVLRHPEPPPLIVIEEIENGLDPSTIHLIVDELSDVVREGKTQIIITTHSPYLLDLLDISHIVLVERNDDGEPTFTRPENNKDLYDWAEEFRVGELYTMSKLKRG; the protein is encoded by the coding sequence ATGCTGAAAAGAATCAAGGTTAAAAATTTCAAATCTATCCGTGATAGTAAAAGTCTCAAACTCGGACAGCTAAATGCATTTATTGGCGCAAATGGCTCAGGCAAAAGTAGCTTGATTGAGAGCTTGCTCACTTATCAAATGCTCATCCAAGATGGACTAGATGAAGCAATGAACTATTGGGGAGGGTTTGAATTTATCCGTAATCGTTCTGTTTCCCATACACCTCGCTCTATAGCTAATCAGAGATCGTTTCAGAGTAATCCAATCACTTTTAATTTATCCCACCAAGATTGGCGCACGGAGTTAGAAATCACATGCTCTCAAAGCGGAGATAAGGTTTTTATAAGAAAGGAAGAACTAAAAGTCAGGTCTTATACTGACCAAGAAGCATTTTTTATCAAACTCAACAATTCAAGTAATGAACGTGGAATAGATATTTCAAATGAATCTATTCGTCCCCCTGAAAGGATGATTGATGATGAATCAATAATTACAGCATTTTCTTTTCTCGATGAGCAAGCAAGGTCAGTATATAGAACTATTAGTGATTGGCAATTTATTGACTTAAACCCTTCAATCATGGGTTTACCTAATCTTCAGAGACGTACAGACAAGAAAATTAGACTGAATAGAGATGGTTCAAATATTGCAGAATACTTATTAGATATCCGAGAAAAAGACTTAAATGTTTTTAATGGCATTGTTGAAACTTTACAGTTTATATTGCCATATGCTCAAGACTTACAGCCAAATATCACGTCACAATTAGAGAGAAAAGTATATTTACAACTATCAGAAGCTGGATTTAAAATTCCCGGTTGGCTCCTCTCAACAGGAACACTTCGGTTAGTTTCCCTCCTTGCTGTTCTACGTCATCCAGAGCCGCCGCCATTAATTGTGATTGAAGAAATTGAAAATGGATTAGACCCTAGCACTATCCATTTAATTGTTGACGAGCTATCAGATGTAGTTAGAGAAGGTAAAACTCAAATAATTATCACAACCCATTCACCTTATCTCTTAGATTTATTAGACATATCACACATTGTTTTAGTAGAGCGTAATGATGATGGAGAACCAACTTTTACAAGACCAGAAAACAACAAAGACTTATATGACTGGGCTGAGGAATTTAGAGTTGGTGAGCTTTATACAATGAGCAAGCTTAAAAGAGGATAG
- a CDS encoding IS6 family transposase, whose translation MDCPHCDSTRFSVLQRKTNLGYDRFQCKTCHRTYNERTATPFNFIEVPTDIVFEVLFCRIRYKLSYRDVAEFYLLRGFQFSHETVRDWEERFLPYFTEHIREKRRGKIGQVWFVDETYVQVSGRWCYLYRGIDQDGNLVDVRLSDKRDMAGTKAFFEMAREISGESPEQVFTDGLKSYPRAIDEELGKEVEHQVIGCQGNPVEQSHRGQKDRYYPTLGFGALESAQRFCQAFDEVNNVLRPRRQMGEVVSSSERRDRFLQRIEALHSIFNAA comes from the coding sequence ATGGACTGCCCTCATTGTGACTCGACAAGATTTTCAGTCCTACAACGAAAGACTAACCTTGGTTACGATCGCTTTCAGTGTAAAACTTGCCATCGCACCTATAACGAGCGCACTGCAACACCTTTCAATTTCATTGAAGTGCCTACAGACATCGTCTTTGAAGTTCTATTCTGTCGAATCAGATATAAACTCAGCTATCGCGATGTCGCTGAATTCTATTTGCTTCGTGGATTTCAATTCAGCCATGAAACTGTTCGGGACTGGGAGGAGCGTTTCCTGCCTTATTTCACCGAACACATTCGAGAAAAACGACGAGGAAAAATAGGGCAAGTCTGGTTTGTTGATGAAACTTATGTCCAAGTTTCTGGGCGATGGTGCTATCTATACCGTGGCATTGATCAAGATGGCAATCTTGTGGATGTGAGGCTCTCTGATAAACGGGACATGGCAGGGACTAAAGCCTTTTTTGAAATGGCCAGAGAGATATCAGGGGAAAGTCCCGAGCAAGTCTTTACTGATGGTCTTAAGTCATACCCCAGAGCCATTGATGAAGAATTAGGAAAAGAGGTGGAGCATCAAGTGATTGGCTGTCAGGGTAATCCAGTGGAGCAAAGTCATCGTGGCCAGAAAGACCGATATTATCCGACTCTTGGATTTGGAGCCTTGGAATCAGCCCAGAGATTCTGTCAGGCTTTTGATGAGGTGAATAATGTTCTGAGACCTCGTCGTCAAATGGGAGAAGTAGTGTCTTCGTCTGAACGAAGAGATAGGTTTCTCCAAAGAATCGAAGCATTACACAGCATTTTCAATGCCGCTTAA